The following proteins come from a genomic window of Sorghum bicolor cultivar BTx623 chromosome 3, Sorghum_bicolor_NCBIv3, whole genome shotgun sequence:
- the LOC110433754 gene encoding probable leucine-rich repeat receptor-like protein kinase At5g49770, protein MTQQLSDKSDVYSFGVVMLEILSGRLPISKGRYIVREFRMAINPNDHDYYGLQGIVDPAIHDAAHTARFRRFVQLAMECVDESASRRPTMNSVVKELEAMLHSEGLSSGSSSTLEFEHAGTASTSHLYSGEVVMAR, encoded by the coding sequence ATGACACAACAGCTCTCAGATAAGAGTGACGTGTACAGCTTTGGTGTCGTCATGCTAGAGATACTGAGTGGCAGGTTGCCTATATCAAAGGGAAGGTATATCGTCCGGGAATTCAGGATGGCTATAAACCCCAATGACCACGACTACTATGGCCTGCAAGGCATCGTGGACCCAGCCATCCACGATGCCGCACATACTGcaaggttcagaaggttcgtgCAGCTGGCCATGGAGTGCGTGGACGAATCAGCCTCGCGGAGGCCCACCATGAACTCTGTGGTGAAGGAGCTTGAGGCGATGCTGCACAGCGAGGGGCTGAGCTCGGGCAGTTCATCCACCCTGGAGTTTGAGCACGCGGGGACCGCCTCCACCTCGCACCTATACAGTGGAGAGGTGGTCATGGCCCGCTAA
- the LOC8055293 gene encoding L-ascorbate oxidase homolog, which translates to MVWSAGRMAMRGASAALLVLALVAAVARAEDPYHFFEWKVTYGTKTIMGTPQKVILINDMLPGPTINCTSNNNIVINVFNMLDQPLLFTWHGIQQRKNSWQDGMPGTMCPIQPNTNFTYHWQPKDQIGSFVYYPSTGMQRAAGAYGLISVHSRDLIPVPFDRPADDFPVLVGDWYTKDHAVLAKNLDAGKGIGRPSGLVINGKNEKDAANPPMYNVEAGKTYRFRICNVGMKASINIGIQNHIMKLVEMEGSHTMQNDYDSLDIHVGQCLSVLVTADQKPGDYLLVASTRFIKEVSTTTAVIRYKGASAPPPAKLPESPSGWAWSINQARSFRWNLTASAARPNPQGSYHYGQINITRTIRLGIGRGKVDGKERFGINGVSHVDPETPVKLAEYFNATDGVFQYDLIGDVPPAKSAPTKMAPNVLRAEFRTFIEVVFENPEKSIDTFHIDGYAFFAVGMGPGKWTPACRSTYNLLDTVSRHTVQVYPRSWTAVMMTFDNAGMWSIRSNIWERNYLGEQLYISVTSPERSLRDEYNMPETSLRCGKVVGLPLPPSYLSV; encoded by the exons ATGGTGTGGTCGGCTGGGAGGATGGCAATGCGAGGCGCCTCCGCCGCGCTGCTCGTGCTGGCGCTCGTCGCCGCGGTGGCGCGCGCGGAGGACCCCTACCACTTCTTCGAGTGGAAGGTGACGTACGGGACGAAGACCATCATGGGGACGCCGCAGAAGGTGATCCTCATCAACGACATGTTGCCCGGCCCTACCATCAACTGCACATCCAACAACAACATCGTCATCAATGTCTTCAACATGCTGGACCAGCCGCTCCTCTTCACCTG GCACGGGATCCAGCAGAGGAAGAACTCGTGGCAGGACGGCATGCCGGGCACCATGTGCCCGATCCAGCCCAACACCAACTTCACGTACCACTGGCAGCCCAAGGACCAGATCGGCAGCTTCGTCTACTACCCCAGCACCGGCATGCAGCGGGCGGCGGGCGCCTACGGGCTCATCAGCGTCCACAGCCGTGACCTGATCCCGGTCCCCTTCGACAGGCCGGCCGACGACTTCCCGGTCCTGGTCGGCGACTGGTACACCAAGGACCACGCCGTCCTGGCCAAGAACCTGGACGCCGGCAAGGGGATCGGCCGCCCCTCGGGTCTCGTCATCAACGGCAAGAACGAGAAGGACGCGGCGAACCCGCCCATGTACAACGTGGAGGCCGGCAAGACGTACCGGTTCCGCATCTGCAACGTGGGCATGAAGGCGTCCATCAACATCGGCATCCAGAACCACATCATGAAGCTGGTGGAGATGGAGGGCTCCCACACCATGCAGAACGACTACGACTCGCTGGACATCCACGTCGGTCAGTGCCTGTCGGTCCTTGTCACCGCCGACCAGAAGCCCGGCGACTACCTGCTGGTGGCGTCCACCCGGTTCATCAAGGAGGTGAGCACCACGACGGCCGTGATCCGCTACAAGGGCGCCagcgcgccgccgcccgccAAGCTGCCGGAGAGCCCCAGCGGGTGGGCGTGGTCCATCAACCAGGCCAGGTCCTTCCGCTGGAACCTGACGGCGAGCGCGGCGCGGCCCAACCCGCAGGGGTCGTACCACTACGGGCAGATCAACATCACACGCACCATCAGGCTCGGCATCGGGCGGGGCAAGGTGGACGGCAAGGAGCGGTTCGGCATCAACGGCGTGTCGCACGTGGACCCGGAGACCCCCGTGAAGCTCGCCGAGTACTTCAACGCCACCGACGGGGTGTTCCAGTACGACCTCATCGGCGACGTGCCGCCAGCCAAATCCGCGCCCACCAAGATGGCTCCCAACGTCCTCCGCGCCGAGTTCCGCACCTTCATCGAGGTGGTGTTCGAGAACCCCGAGAAGAGCATCGACACCTTCCACATCGACGGCTACGCATTCTTCGCCGTCGG CATGGGCCCGGGCAAATGGACGCCAGCGTGCCGGAGTACGTACAACCTCCTGGACACGGTGAGCCGGCACACGGTCCAGGTGTACCCGAGGTCGTGGAcggcggtgatgatgacgttcgaCAACGCGGGCATGTGGAGTATCCGGTCCAACATCTGGGAGAGGAATTACCTCGGCGAGCAGCTGTACATCAGCGTCACCTCGCCGGAGCGGTCGCTCAGGGACGAGTACAACATGCCAGAGACCAGCCTCCGCTGCGGCAAGGTCGTCGGCCTGCCACTGCCGCCGTCCTACCTCTCCGTCTAG